TATCAAGATCAATGTTCACTTTTCCAGTTCTTTCAAATACCGGTACACCGTCTATAACGACTGCTACTCCCGGTTTTTCTCCCATATACATTTGGTTTTCTAAACCTCTTATATGTATTTTTATTGAATCCCCTGTAGAAACTTCTGTAGTGATACCAGGTATTGTCTGTAATAATTGTTGTAAGTTTTCTGTATGAGATGTATCCACTACCTCGCCATTGATTGTAGCTGTTGAAGAAACCTCTGTCTTTTTTGTATCAAACTTATCATCAATTGTTGAAGACTCAACTTTAATTGTCCCCAAATCAGTCGCTGATAAATTTATAGCTAAAGCACATATAGCAGATAATTGTATAAACTTTTTCATACCTAAATTTCCCTTTTAATTAAAAATTTTAAGAAATTTAACAAAAAAGTGTTACATTAGTATTAATTGTATTAATTAAGTATATTTTAAAATATTATATAACTATTTATGTTATTTTAAATAACAGGGAAAAACCCTATTATTTGTTTGAAGATTATTGAAGAACTTTTCTAGCGTTTGTAGGCTGGATAGGTCTGTTATTTGGATGATGCATAGTCTCCATAAACTCATTTACCTCTTCAGCTGAAACTTCAGAGTAATGTTTCATAACAAACCATCTTACTCCCTCACTACACGGAGGAGTTGTCAGAGAACCGTCAAATCTATAATAAGTTTTATCTGCCGGTAACATCTCGTTGATCATTTTAGCAGGAAGTTTACAAGTTGCCTTTTCACCCGTTTTATGCGGCATTTTTTTCCAAACTTTGTTAATAATTGGATTATCCTTACCATCTTTAAACATTACTGCAACAACTGCTAAAGAACCATCTTTTGCAGCATGAACAAAGTGAGCTTCTAAAGGGAAAGCTTTTCCATCTATATGGTTTTCACTCGGTGAATGGAAATGGAACTGTTTTAACTCAAACACTTTACCGTCAACTGCGATCGTACTTCCATCTGCTATATTTACCTGAACCGTATGACCGTTGTTAATAACTGAAACGGCAGAAGTTTTATAGTCAAACTTAATAGGCTCTAACCCAACAGTTTTGATCGTATTTTCTGCAGTAATATCGATCGGAGATTGAGAACCGCCAAGTTTACACTCTGCATACTCCGGATCAAGATCACCCCAGTGTGTAGGATCCTCTTCCCCCATATATCCCCAATGTGCATGATGAACTCCAGCAAATAAAGATGAAGCAACTAGTAAACTCCCTAAAAATGAAGCCAGTTTCATATATTTCCTTTTTTTCTTATGTTATTAAGTATATATATTATAATGTGATATAAATTTGATAATCTTTAAATTAGCTGTTTGTGTATCTTTTAAATCGCACGGCGTGACTTTTTGGATTAGCAATAAGCTCTTTTTGATACTCAATCATCTTTAAAAACGGAGTTGTAAACCTCTCTAAACTCTCTTTAGAAAACTCTTCTATCTTCCAATCATTTAGTGCTTCAAGAACCACCTGTGTTGATTCTATCGTTGAGAGGTATGCTTCATCCGGCTGTATTTTAATCTCATACTGTGAAGTTTTCGTCGTTGTAAAACTCATATGCTGCAGGTTTTTAAGATTCTCGCTTAATGTAAAGATCTTTTTTGTACATGCCCATGTAGAATCTATTATAAATATAGCAAGCGGCTTCTCTGAATGTTTCGGATTTGTTTCACTTAAATTGATCGCATCTTCTGAAGGAAAAAGAATATAGCTCTCATGAGTAGCGATTATCTC
Above is a window of Sulfurimonas marina DNA encoding:
- a CDS encoding tRNA-uridine aminocarboxypropyltransferase; protein product: MKCTYYGDREKCYKCYRPKSSCMCKYCEKLDTDTKFVILMHPKEFKKVKNNTGHFTHQSLTNSELFVGIDFSNNNRINEIIATHESYILFPSEDAINLSETNPKHSEKPLAIFIIDSTWACTKKIFTLSENLKNLQHMSFTTTKTSQYEIKIQPDEAYLSTIESTQVVLEALNDWKIEEFSKESLERFTTPFLKMIEYQKELIANPKSHAVRFKRYTNS
- a CDS encoding carbonic anhydrase, which gives rise to MKLASFLGSLLVASSLFAGVHHAHWGYMGEEDPTHWGDLDPEYAECKLGGSQSPIDITAENTIKTVGLEPIKFDYKTSAVSVINNGHTVQVNIADGSTIAVDGKVFELKQFHFHSPSENHIDGKAFPLEAHFVHAAKDGSLAVVAVMFKDGKDNPIINKVWKKMPHKTGEKATCKLPAKMINEMLPADKTYYRFDGSLTTPPCSEGVRWFVMKHYSEVSAEEVNEFMETMHHPNNRPIQPTNARKVLQ